The nucleotide window TTTTTAGATCTTATCTTCCAATGTCACCGGCTGTCGGTGCGGGTTGTTATCGTGGTCGGGCATCTGTATTGGTTCTTGGGGTATATGGTATACTATTCTACAGACTTATCAAGCCATTCTAGAGGTATCAACGGGACACTCGCCTTGTCTTTAACAGTCAATCATAAAATCAAGCGATGAAAATGTTAGTTCGAACGTTGGTGCCTGTCTTCCAGCTTGTAGCTTATTTGGATGATGCATCACCGGCTAATTCCCTGGCCTCGCCCATAACACACTCAAATAACGATCATGTCTCACAATATGACACCTAGGTACTATTGGTGTACCTCCGATCCCGGCACATGTCGTCCGCTCACGCCATCTCTCCCCGAACGGGATATCCCCGTCACGACTCCTTAGAGTCATCCTGCGGCACAAACTCCGCTCCGATCAAGTCACGAGTCAGAGCTAAAGCTCCCAGCAGCAAGTAACTCCCAAAGTtcggacgacgacgacactcCCAATCCTAAGAACTACCGGTAACGGAACATTGCCATCAGCTAGGCATTTTCGCTTCCCCAGCTTTGTAGTGTATCTCGAGAGCCTCGACCAAGCAAGCACATGTGAGACAACCTTTTTAAGTCCTGGAATCTCCCATAGCAACGCACGCACTCGGTACACTAGATCTTCCCCCACAGAGTCACGGCTAGCTACTTAGCCATTCGACATGCGAACACGTGAGCCGCAAGGAGCAACTCAAGAATGACGGATGTGCCTGCGAAAGAAAACTTTGTATGAACCTTGGATTAGAGTTTGCGAGCACTGCAATACGGGAATGCTGCAGTTTGCTCATCGCTACCTTATTCCataagctgctgctgctcatcACTATCAATCCACTAAATCTGATCGTCCAAATTCTCCAGACCCAAACCTCCAGCGTGCTCGTGCACGTGCTAAACTAAAATAGGAACATTCTCTTGACCTTCGCATGTTCTAACCTCTTTCTAGCACCTTTCTACCGCCAAAACTACCGCAACTttttaggtacctaccctactCATGCCACAGCAACCTCAAAAAGTCCGCGCCTCTGCCTGCGCCCTGTACTGACTGACTGCCACGCACCGATTGATCACCCACCCGAACGGACCGGTCCTGACCTTGACccgatcaacaacaacatcagatGAGATCAAGATCTCTtggcatccatcatccatctcatTCATCCCATTCATCCCATTCCCAAACCACCAAGTAGGGTCAGTCCTTGCTCAGTCTGTCCGTCTGTTTACATTTCTCAGGGGTAAGCGTTGGACCCTGGCGCTAGACTGTGCCTGGAGACAAGGTGGACCCATGCTACATACTTTGGATACCCGTTCGCCGAGCAGTTAGTTCGTTTGCTAGTGTCGGGCAGTTTCCCGGGTCGATCAACGTTCCAGGCGGTGAGGTGTAAGGGACAAGGTGCGCACTAAAGAAAAATTTGAGCGATTGCGTGCTTTTAGGGTTGGAAAACTGGAAGTAGCCGGGAGATGATAATTCCCGGATCTTATGGCATGGATGTTGTTCAACATCGTGGAAAAGTTTAGGTAAATGTgagcaaaaaagaaaaaaccgTTGTTCAGCCTCAATGTCCCATGCGGACAGAGTGCGCCAAGAATATTCAGAAAAGCACTCAATATCATTGCATCTTTGTCATGTGCAATACGATCGAAAAGGAACAAAAAGTTATAATGGCAAATAAATCGCCAGACCCTCTGTTGAATAGGGGTATTAGGTACTATAAAGATAGTCATGTGATAAACAAGGGTATCTTAAACAAAACTGCCCGCCCAAAATCAAGTGTATCTTCCAACCAGAAAGAAACCGTTAActcccaaaaaaaaaaaaaaaagcgtcATTAGATCCGTAGTAGTGTGTGTAGTAGTGTGTCCCTGTAAGAAAGCATTTATGCTTTCTTAACCTTCTTGTACCTGATGACCTCATTGCCATCCTCGTCGATGAATCTCTCCGCCACGATCTTGTGTCCGCGAACCCAGGGCCAGAACTTGGTCCACATAAACCAGTAGGAGGCACCAAGGAGCAGAACAGCAACACCGACGATGGGGAAGACGTAGTAGGGGTAGCCCTCGGCGTTCCAGTCTCCAACAGGGGGGATGAAGGGGACGACAGCCAAGAAGACgttgagaaggaagaagataaagaggATAGGCTCCCAGCAGCGCCACGTGGGCTTCCAGGTATCTCTCCGGAAGAAGTGGAGGTAGATGAGACCGCCAGAAACGAAACCGTTGATCCAAACACCGGGGTACGTGTAGAGGTTGACCAGAAAGTTGTAGGCAGgtccaggaggaggagcaagcaAGATGATGATAGTGATCAGCCAGTGCAGGAAAAGCGAAGCTGCAGGGGCATTGCAAGGCTTGTTGGAGCCCCAGAATTTGCTAAGAGGAAGCAAGCCCTCCTTGCCCAACTCCTGGTTGAGACGAGCGTGGGCGAAAGAGACAGCCAAGACGTTGCCCAAGTTGCTGAGGGCGACGAAAACGGGAAGGGCCTTGACACCAGCGCTGTCACCGAAAACGTTTCTGAAGAAAATACCGGCGACAAGAACCTCAGAGGTAGCGATTTCGTATTTGGAGACAGCAGCGAAGTAGGCAACGTTGGCCAAGACGTAGAGAACAGTGACACCGGCAACGGCGATGGGAGCGGCGACGGTCAAGGTACGGCGAGGATCCTTGAGTTCGCTCATAAAATAGTTGGCGTTTTCCCAACCCTTGTAGCTGTAGACAATGTTGAGCAGGGCGTTGGAGTAAGCATAagcaccgccaccaccgtaGGACTCGGTCGTTTCAATGCGGAAGGCGTGCTTGAAGTTCTCGGGATCGGGGACGTGGCGATGGCCAGCTAGGGCGGCAAAACCAGCGAAGACAATGAAAAGTACGATGACAACCTTGAAGATGCCAAGGACATTGACCAAGCGGACACCCCACTTAGGAAGGAAGGCGTGCAGGGCGCAGGCAAAGGTAGCGCAGGCAACACCAATACCGCGAGCTGCGTAGCTGTCTTTTGAATCTCCGCTGTTGGCGTAAAGGATGTAGCGACCAAAGGCGAGCGAGTTTCCGGAGGAGAAACCGAGAAAAATCATCTGGGCGGCGAGAACACAGGAGGCGAGGTACTTGGGGTGCTTGTAGATGTACTCGAGGTAGTTCTTCTCACCACCGGAGCGAGGAATAGCAAGACCAAATTCGAGCCAGACGCTGAGACCGCAGCAGGTCAAGAAGCCACCTATGTAGGCATATGGTTAGAACGGAGTAACCCCCAAGGTGAGAAATGATATGTCTCAGCAAGATGGGAATTTCCCAACTGTATGGCTGAAGCAAGACTGGTGAGAACTTTCAACTTACCAATAATCCAAAGGAACAGACTGACACCGACGGAGCCCGTAGCGGCGAAAATGGCGGAAGGTGTCGAAAAGATACCGGTACCAATCATCTTGTTGAGAATCAAGAAGACGGCGCCGGTGATACCAATCTTTCGGTCTTCGCCAAAGGCGAACTTCTCAGCTGCTTGAACCTCACCGACGGAGTCATCATTGTCGCTAACCGCCACAGGGGCGGTCTTGACAGCCTCCGGGTCGGAGGATTTGTCAAAAGAACCCATAATGTGTATTGTTGCCCTTCGGCCCTGGTAGGGTTGTTGACGATTTGGTTGATGTAGATGACTATGAAGAGGAGAGGTTGATCAAAGGGCGAACGTTTGTTTATAAGTTGCGAGCTTTTGATATAAAGCTCTGGGTAGCGTTGTGGTATGCTAGGGGTGTGCGCGGCTCGCAGGGATCGGCCCTGGTGTCATCTTATGGGTACATTGTGGTAGAGAATCCCAAGGCACCCTGGACCTCCGAGAAGCTTTCGGAGGGAGGTGGACCCAAAACCGCTGTGGTTCTCGGTGTGGGCAACCTGCTAAAGTTGCCTTCGGTGGATGCAACATGCAACAACGAGCCGCACGCCATCGGACACCTTTCCAACCTCATCGGTCTAACCTGGCCCTAGTGCGTAGCGTGCAACAACCCCTATGCATTCGATGCCCAGAGAGACGCAAGGCTGACTGCTTTTACGCAATAAGAACCTCGATCAGGAAGGCAGGTTTCTCGAGATTCGTTGACTTGGGAGTCCTGTCTTGGTCCCGTATTCCGTACCGCATCCAAGAAGCTTCGCCGGCATCGCCAAGACGTTGTTGGCGTGGCTTTGGAAAGGGATCCTGATGAGTTGCGGGATGTGATGCAGTCGAAGGCAACAAAGGCCGAGACAAGGGTGGATTCTGGGTCCTGTGGGGCTTCCCACTCGCCGCATGCAACAGGCAATGGACGGACATGGCCCACAAAATGGAAAAATATGTCGATGTCGTGCTCGGAGCCAAGAATTGCGGCAACAGCCATAGGAGCCAATGCAATGCAACCAGCTGGATCTTTTTCTGGAATCCCGGGGCTGGTACCTGATACTAGAATTCACGGCCATCGCCACACATCGGACATGCCACCCTCTTGTGAGTCGACGACAACGTGGCCGTGTTCTTTTTTCCTTGTATCAGGGTACTATCCCGATGTCCAGTCGACCCATCAGAAGACATGCGACAATTGAGAAGAGCGAAAGGGGTGGTGCCTCCCCGTGTCCTTCCCCTGTCCATGGATCCCAATCTCATCCCCCAAGGCGTGGTCATTGACCCAGCAAAACATGGAGATGAGAGCCCCAAGGTTGAATTGAGAATCTGGGGGAGGTGACCTTATATGTGTCGTGAAAGCGTCATAAAGAAATCCCCATGATGTCGTCGCATCTGAAGTTCTCGACGACGAGGTCCACCATGGAGAAAAGCATGCCGCGTGGCCCGTGCGAGGCAGATACCCCAACCCACCTCCTAGTTCCTGAAAACAGCCTGACGATATGGCCAAGATATCGCCATCACAATCTTTGATGAATTGTCGTCATGGACGAAGTCTTGGCTCTTCTGACGAATTTCTCTTGTTTGTGCCGCAGCCCCCTAGCTAGGAAGGAGGTTTGGGAACCTCCAAACTTGGCGATCACGATGACTGCCAGCAACCACAGCGCAGCAATTCGTCCGTTGGCAATGTCGGCTTGTCCATGTTTTCTGATTCATCACTCCCCGCTGGTTTCGTTGATGGTCGTCAATATTTTGGGGTAATGGCGTGACGGTTCGTATTGACATAGGGCTGAAGCTGAGATGTTCGATGTGCTGAGTGTCGTTTCAAAGCTTAGCTGAGCTAACCACGGATTGCTAAAGGGGATGGGTCAATCGACGCTAGCCGAGGCGGACTGTCGTAAACGAGCAATGTATTCGTCGAATTCCGATATTCCAACAGCAGAGACCATTCTTCATCCTAACCTTACGATCGACAATGCTCACGATCTGGGAAAGGGCTGAGTGAATTCGCAACATGTGTTGATGCAGTCATAGGCTGGCTTCGACGTC belongs to Neurospora crassa OR74A linkage group IV, whole genome shotgun sequence and includes:
- a CDS encoding methionine permease: MGSFDKSSDPEAVKTAPVAVSDNDDSVGEVQAAEKFAFGEDRKIGITGAVFLILNKMIGTGIFSTPSAIFAATGSVGVSLFLWIIGGFLTCCGLSVWLEFGLAIPRSGGEKNYLEYIYKHPKYLASCVLAAQMIFLGFSSGNSLAFGRYILYANSGDSKDSYAARGIGVACATFACALHAFLPKWGVRLVNVLGIFKVVIVLFIVFAGFAALAGHRHVPDPENFKHAFRIETTESYGGGGAYAYSNALLNIVYSYKGWENANYFMSELKDPRRTLTVAAPIAVAGVTVLYVLANVAYFAAVSKYEIATSEVLVAGIFFRNVFGDSAGVKALPVFVALSNLGNVLAVSFAHARLNQELGKEGLLPLSKFWGSNKPCNAPAASLFLHWLITIIILLAPPPGPAYNFLVNLYTYPGVWINGFVSGGLIYLHFFRRDTWKPTWRCWEPILFIFFLLNVFLAVVPFIPPVGDWNAEGYPYYVFPIVGVAVLLLGASYWFMWTKFWPWVRGHKIVAERFIDEDGNEVIRYKKVKKA